A part of Longimicrobium sp. genomic DNA contains:
- the tssK gene encoding type VI secretion system baseplate subunit TssK, with amino-acid sequence MSVRDGLKSVNWTTGMLLTPDHFRRQDDFVEGTFGWLLRYCTPGSGLVGGGVRVDGAHRVLGTCDPHVEVSDDGATVRVSVVQARGITPDGEPVEVDRGSVVSGDFARGELAGATELLVYLNVTGEREADPESIGRDAANPNQAAARRPCVQLLLGAEADEAVSSLVVGRIRRAAETLHFEVDGAFIPPCVSVAAHSALYSAWARIHAEVVHLSGRFAQLHRMVARYVDQVARRGVDTRTDLDVLAFVERAVLALDGCAYETMDPALAPARLFREIDRAGRRVALALDLSAATQLFFTTLAGTDASYAVLLEEERNSLAAQRQISPRADLRESVARADATLVRLADLCQALEGKYVDYRVNRSVDSLRFLLDRDGDHFYMAVATPGHPQREGDLLTFVFSQMSLTGRHEYRVVLLGDPQGISSWQVGEELWVDLRVNSASGPGRPISRTAYCEVAGQRNFAVNFDTPPEIATLSGLQVTVHPGHRVRGAVLFQRRLGLAAETIAAPPAVPVEAPAPVLLPAGPDLVDEAEPTFRAPRIKLRRSRP; translated from the coding sequence GTGAGCGTGCGCGACGGGCTGAAGTCGGTCAACTGGACCACGGGGATGCTGCTGACCCCCGACCACTTCCGGCGGCAGGACGACTTCGTGGAGGGCACCTTCGGGTGGCTCCTCCGCTACTGCACGCCGGGGAGCGGGCTGGTGGGGGGCGGCGTGCGGGTGGACGGCGCGCACCGCGTCCTCGGCACCTGCGACCCGCACGTGGAAGTCAGCGACGACGGCGCCACCGTGCGCGTCTCCGTGGTGCAGGCGCGCGGCATCACGCCGGACGGCGAGCCGGTGGAGGTGGACCGCGGCAGCGTGGTGAGCGGCGACTTCGCGCGCGGCGAGCTGGCCGGCGCCACCGAGCTCCTCGTCTACCTGAACGTCACCGGCGAGCGCGAGGCGGACCCGGAGAGCATCGGGCGCGACGCCGCCAACCCCAACCAGGCCGCCGCCCGCCGCCCGTGCGTCCAGCTCCTCCTGGGCGCCGAGGCGGACGAGGCGGTCAGCTCGCTCGTCGTGGGCCGCATCCGCCGCGCGGCCGAGACGCTGCACTTCGAGGTGGACGGCGCCTTCATCCCCCCGTGCGTCAGCGTGGCGGCGCACTCCGCGCTGTATTCGGCGTGGGCGCGCATCCACGCGGAGGTGGTGCACCTCTCCGGCAGGTTCGCGCAGCTCCACCGCATGGTGGCGCGCTACGTGGACCAGGTGGCGCGGCGCGGCGTGGACACGCGCACCGACCTGGACGTGCTCGCCTTCGTGGAGCGCGCGGTTCTCGCGCTGGACGGCTGCGCGTACGAGACGATGGACCCCGCCCTCGCCCCCGCGCGCCTCTTTCGCGAGATCGACCGCGCCGGCCGCCGCGTGGCGCTCGCGCTCGACCTCTCGGCCGCCACGCAGCTCTTCTTCACCACGCTGGCCGGCACCGACGCGTCGTACGCCGTGCTGCTGGAGGAAGAGCGCAACTCCCTCGCGGCCCAGCGCCAGATCTCGCCGCGCGCGGACCTGCGCGAGTCGGTGGCGCGCGCGGACGCCACACTGGTGAGACTGGCCGACCTGTGTCAGGCGCTGGAAGGGAAGTACGTCGACTACCGCGTCAACCGCTCGGTGGACTCGCTCCGCTTCCTGCTGGACCGCGACGGCGACCACTTCTACATGGCCGTCGCCACGCCGGGACACCCGCAGCGCGAGGGCGACCTGCTCACCTTCGTCTTCTCGCAGATGTCGCTCACCGGGCGCCACGAGTACCGCGTGGTGCTGCTGGGCGATCCGCAGGGGATCTCCAGCTGGCAGGTGGGCGAGGAGCTGTGGGTGGACCTGCGCGTCAACTCCGCCTCCGGCCCCGGCAGGCCGATCTCGCGCACGGCGTACTGCGAGGTCGCCGGCCAGCGCAACTTCGCCGTCAACTTCGACACTCCGCCCGAGATCGCCACGCTCTCGGGGCTCCAGGTGACGGTGCACCCGGGCCACCGCGTGCGCGGCGCCGTCCTCTTTCAGCGCCGCCTGGGGCTGGCCGCCGAGACCATCGCCGCACCGCCCGCCGTCCCCGTCGAAGCGCCCGCGCCCGTCCTCCTCCCCGCCGGCCCCGATCTCGTAGACGAGGCCGAGCCCACCTTTCGCGCGCCGCGCATCAAGCTGCGCCGCTCCAGGCCGTGA
- a CDS encoding PASTA domain-containing protein, whose amino-acid sequence MPDLCRPRRGIRQRVDAAVASLLHLGVDAERIVVESAGPGWAAGVVARQDPAPGTAITGRTRVVLAVGGAGALDTLPFPLRDAPDDELRTDRLLALADNPVLKLGIFIRRAGGFLALRRDDPVAALRWIEEIFGLSAAAWPRALWYSVARLLPTLHRVAGRPEAVPLALAVVFDLPVAEVRIVSAPSQAGSGAATRLGGENARLGVDTVLAGPMADESALEVRVGPIPLSAYLEHTSPSRRAQRDALYRLVLPTHLSHVEERWTVGDPRTGSRLGDGHEPPVLGVNCYLGGSVCASSPRP is encoded by the coding sequence ATGCCGGATCTCTGCCGCCCCCGACGCGGCATCCGCCAGCGGGTGGATGCCGCCGTCGCCTCGCTCCTCCACCTCGGCGTGGACGCGGAGCGGATCGTGGTGGAGAGCGCCGGCCCCGGGTGGGCGGCGGGGGTGGTGGCGCGGCAGGACCCCGCGCCCGGCACCGCCATCACCGGCCGCACGCGCGTGGTGCTGGCAGTGGGCGGGGCGGGGGCGCTGGACACGCTGCCATTCCCCCTGCGCGACGCCCCCGACGACGAGCTGCGCACGGACCGCCTCCTCGCTCTCGCGGACAACCCCGTCCTCAAGCTGGGGATCTTCATCCGCCGCGCGGGCGGCTTCCTGGCGCTGCGCCGCGACGATCCGGTAGCCGCGCTGCGCTGGATCGAGGAGATCTTTGGCCTCTCCGCCGCCGCTTGGCCGCGCGCGCTCTGGTACTCCGTCGCGCGCCTCCTCCCCACGCTCCACCGCGTCGCCGGCCGCCCCGAAGCCGTCCCCCTCGCCCTCGCGGTCGTCTTCGACCTCCCCGTTGCCGAGGTCCGCATCGTCAGCGCCCCCTCGCAAGCTGGCAGTGGAGCAGCGACTCGCCTCGGCGGCGAGAACGCGCGGCTGGGTGTAGACACGGTTCTCGCCGGCCCGATGGCAGACGAGTCCGCCCTCGAAGTACGCGTCGGCCCCATCCCGCTTTCCGCTTACCTGGAGCACACCAGCCCCTCGCGCCGCGCGCAGCGGGACGCTCTCTACCGCCTGGTCCTCCCCACGCACCTCTCCCATGTGGAGGAGCGATGGACGGTTGGCGACCCCCGCACCGGCTCCCGCCTCGGCGACGGCCACGAGCCACCTGTCCTCGGCGTGAACTGCTACCTCGGCGGATCTGTGTGCGCGTCCTCACCCCGTCCATAG
- a CDS encoding peptidylprolyl isomerase translates to MLHKGVRGCWMGLMMLMAAGGCAKTPALLRQAQVEGRAPEVFRVRFETSRGPFVVEAQRSWSPAGADRFHYLVRNGFYAENRFFRVVNGFMVQFGISGDPAVSAAWSERFIRDEPVLHGNERGTVTFATAGPDARGTQLFINYADNRSLDGQGFTPIGRVVEGMAVVDSLFAGYGEGPPMGPRGPDQRRIVSEGNEYLKREFPRLDYITSARIVAVRR, encoded by the coding sequence ATGCTGCACAAAGGCGTTCGCGGGTGCTGGATGGGGCTGATGATGCTTATGGCTGCCGGCGGGTGCGCCAAAACGCCGGCGCTCCTCCGCCAGGCGCAGGTGGAGGGGCGGGCTCCCGAGGTGTTCCGCGTGCGCTTCGAGACGAGCCGCGGGCCGTTTGTGGTGGAGGCGCAGCGGAGCTGGTCGCCCGCGGGCGCCGACCGGTTCCACTACCTGGTGCGCAACGGGTTCTACGCCGAGAACCGCTTCTTCCGTGTCGTCAACGGGTTCATGGTGCAGTTCGGGATCAGCGGCGATCCGGCGGTGTCGGCCGCGTGGAGCGAGCGCTTCATCCGCGACGAGCCGGTGCTGCACGGCAACGAGCGCGGCACCGTGACCTTTGCCACCGCGGGCCCCGACGCGCGCGGCACGCAGCTCTTCATCAACTACGCGGACAACCGCTCCCTCGACGGGCAGGGATTCACGCCCATCGGACGGGTGGTGGAGGGGATGGCGGTGGTGGACAGCCTCTTCGCGGGCTACGGCGAAGGCCCGCCGATGGGACCCCGCGGCCCCGACCAGCGCCGCATCGTCAGCGAGGGAAACGAGTACCTGAAGCGCGAGTTCCCCAGGCTGGACTACATCACGTCGGCGCGCATCGTGGCCGTACGCCGGTAA
- a CDS encoding Dyp-type peroxidase: MPKVKSAQVKRGVRAATLDLDNKAPLDETDEKLHPVLGNLQGNILKGHGREHGVYIFFSFRDDIGAARQTLADLARRYVTSALRQHRETMDYRAFRVPGGLFGNLLITASGYRRLGLDPQSLFHEEPEGDIHSSFATGMKEHAVEDFADPPVESWDPGYRKDIDAMLLLADDDAGYLLREARRAMNDIAVHCTVRAAERGDALRNEDDEGIEHFGYVDGRSQPLYLRSDFEFDSRGRRVAESGGGGIRKWDPFEPLRRVLVPDPGAEDAPGCFGSFMVFRKLEQDVLHFKLREQELADALGFEGEERERAGALAVGRFEDGTPVTLSKTDGFRPAKENDFDYAADADGTRCPFHAHIRKANPRGDVVREFGAPEEAERSRRITRRGMPYGERNKHPSTFQAIEELPSKNVGLLFMCFQASIRAQFAFMQRDWCNAANFLRQDTGIDPVMGQPSSPPGVEQRWSSDYGSPANTSFRFENFVRMKGGEFFFAPSIPFLTGLA, from the coding sequence ATGCCCAAGGTGAAAAGTGCGCAGGTGAAACGCGGGGTGCGTGCGGCGACGCTGGATCTGGACAACAAGGCTCCGCTCGACGAAACGGATGAGAAGCTTCACCCGGTCCTCGGGAACCTGCAGGGGAACATCCTCAAGGGGCACGGGCGAGAGCACGGCGTCTACATCTTCTTCTCCTTCCGCGACGACATCGGCGCGGCGCGGCAGACGCTGGCCGACCTCGCGCGCCGGTACGTGACCTCCGCGCTGCGCCAGCACCGCGAGACGATGGACTACCGCGCGTTCCGGGTGCCCGGAGGCCTCTTCGGCAACCTCCTCATCACGGCCAGCGGCTATCGGCGCCTGGGGCTGGACCCCCAATCGCTCTTCCACGAGGAGCCGGAGGGGGACATCCACTCGTCGTTCGCCACGGGGATGAAGGAGCACGCCGTGGAGGACTTCGCAGACCCGCCGGTGGAAAGCTGGGACCCGGGATACCGCAAGGACATCGACGCGATGCTCCTGCTGGCGGACGACGACGCGGGCTACCTGCTGCGCGAGGCCCGGCGCGCGATGAACGACATCGCCGTGCACTGCACCGTGCGGGCGGCCGAGCGCGGCGACGCGCTGCGCAACGAGGACGACGAGGGGATCGAGCACTTCGGCTACGTGGACGGACGCAGCCAGCCGCTGTACCTGCGCAGCGACTTCGAGTTCGACTCGCGGGGGAGGCGGGTGGCGGAGTCCGGCGGTGGGGGGATCCGCAAGTGGGACCCCTTCGAGCCGCTGCGGCGCGTCCTGGTGCCGGACCCCGGCGCCGAGGATGCCCCGGGCTGCTTCGGCAGCTTCATGGTGTTCCGGAAGCTGGAGCAGGACGTGCTGCACTTCAAGCTGCGCGAACAGGAGCTGGCGGACGCGCTCGGCTTCGAGGGCGAGGAGCGGGAGCGCGCCGGCGCCCTCGCGGTGGGCCGCTTCGAAGACGGCACCCCCGTCACCCTTTCCAAGACGGACGGGTTCCGCCCCGCGAAGGAGAACGACTTCGACTACGCCGCGGATGCGGACGGCACCCGCTGCCCATTCCACGCCCACATCCGCAAGGCGAACCCGCGCGGCGACGTGGTGCGCGAGTTCGGCGCCCCGGAGGAGGCGGAGCGCAGCCGCCGCATCACGCGCCGGGGAATGCCGTACGGCGAGCGCAACAAGCACCCGAGCACGTTCCAGGCGATCGAAGAGCTGCCCTCCAAGAACGTGGGGCTGCTCTTCATGTGCTTTCAGGCCAGCATCCGGGCGCAGTTCGCGTTCATGCAGCGCGACTGGTGCAACGCCGCGAACTTCTTGCGGCAGGACACCGGCATCGATCCGGTGATGGGACAGCCGTCTTCCCCTCCGGGCGTCGAGCAACGGTGGTCCAGCGACTACGGTTCGCCCGCCAATACTTCCTTCCGCTTCGAGAACTTCGTGCGGATGAAGGGCGGCGAGTTCTTCTTCGCGCCGTCCATCCCCTTCCTGACGGGGCTGGCCTGA